The DNA segment TCATACTAAAGCCGTGCCGAAAAGCACCGTCAGCTTAGGCAAAAAGAGCTTAGTGTGGATCCCGCTATTTGGGCAGATCTACTGGTTATCGGGCAATATTCTGATCGATAGAAAAAATCGAAACAGCGCCTTCGATACCATGGCTAAAACCGCAGAAAAGATTAAACAGAACCGTTTATCAGTGTGGATTTTCCCCGAGGGTACCCGCTCACGTGGCCGCGGCCTGCTCCCCTTTAAAGCGGGCGCGTTCCATACGGCGATTGCCGCAGGGGTGCCGATAGTGCCAGTGCTCGCCTCTTGCCAGAGCCATATTAATTTAAACCGTTGGGATAATGGGGTAGTGATCATTGAGATGATGGCGCCTATCCCGACCGAAGGGTTAGACAAAGCCGATGTGAAGGCTTTTTCTGCCCAAGTGTATGAGACTATGTCGGCAAAATTTAACGAGATAAATCGTGAAGCGGCAACATTAATGGGTAAAACTCTCGAAGGCGATGACGTATAATAGCGCCAATTTGAGCCAGTTTTACCTTAACGGAGACAAATCCATGTCTATTGAAAGTCAATTAAAAGCCCAACTTGCCGAGAATCGTGACATAGTGCAAGCCCTGCTTGACGATGGCTCAGAGCCAGATGCGGAATACACCATTGAGCACCATTTCTCATCTAGCAACTTCGACCGCTTAGAAAAAGCTGCCGTTGATGCATTCAAACTCGGTTTTGAAGTCAACGACGCCGAAGAAATGGAGCTGGAAGATGGCTCAGTGATTTTCTGTTTTGATGCTATTGCTTACCACAAGTTGGAAGTGCCATTACTGGATAAAGCGACAGAGCAGTTACTGCAACTCGCGGCTAAGCAAAAAGTGGATTACGACGGTTGGGGCACTTACTTCGTTGGCGATGAAATCGACGATGAAGAAGGTGATGACGAAGAAGACGATGGTTTTCCGCACTAATTGCCGGAATTAAACGAATAATAAAAAGCCCATCTATGATGGGCTTTTTGCTTTACTAGGCAGAGGATTAGGCAGAGGTTTGCGCCGTATGTAGGATGCTGCAATTACGGCCTTTCTGTTTCGCCTCATATAAGGCTTTGTCTGAACAGGAAATCCAGCCAGAACTGCTAGTAATATGTTTGCCGATTTCGCACACGCCAAGGCTCACT comes from the Shewanella mangrovisoli genome and includes:
- the rraB gene encoding ribonuclease E inhibitor RraB produces the protein MSIESQLKAQLAENRDIVQALLDDGSEPDAEYTIEHHFSSSNFDRLEKAAVDAFKLGFEVNDAEEMELEDGSVIFCFDAIAYHKLEVPLLDKATEQLLQLAAKQKVDYDGWGTYFVGDEIDDEEGDDEEDDGFPH
- a CDS encoding 1-acylglycerol-3-phosphate O-acyltransferase, with protein sequence MLLLVRSVLLAVSLLLAFIFGGLVCLLRPRHRDNVHMFAKIFSSVAPILGLKVIVRRHKEIQDGPYIFLGNHQNNFDLFTHTKAVPKSTVSLGKKSLVWIPLFGQIYWLSGNILIDRKNRNSAFDTMAKTAEKIKQNRLSVWIFPEGTRSRGRGLLPFKAGAFHTAIAAGVPIVPVLASCQSHINLNRWDNGVVIIEMMAPIPTEGLDKADVKAFSAQVYETMSAKFNEINREAATLMGKTLEGDDV